In Methylococcus geothermalis, one genomic interval encodes:
- a CDS encoding DUF3987 domain-containing protein, whose protein sequence is MNQAVATVKAGRWVKPRWRVKQYRSPFEAYVRYGGWRLCEIKPGTKAPAGKGWNRREAAIDDPARAGRLEAAGLLHAWSGTAALDVDDFEEADRWLEARGINLSALLGSGDAVQITSGRPGKAKLLYRLAEPRPSVKVVDDAGQVVLELRCGAAGGLSVQDVLPPSVHPDTGNPYAWGGSGRWWRLPDMPAALLKVWDELAAPSHRPDEVAKAEAAAAVLDAGQLADLREALFFIPADAYDTWIKIGLALAGLGDAGRALWLAWSATSSKFEPAAAARKWESFAGAAADHRAVFAEAARRGWTNPAKERAVRERLAAQSLAEAGGPAAAGKREEVQAVPAVEVGGAGWPEPMIPEGVDVPNIPDIVLPGWVGAMAEAVSVSCQTPSAAAVAVALAALATCCQRRWQVAPHASGYVEPLALWTITAMPPGSRKSAVLAALAAPLIRWEKLQRDRLRPEIARRTAAREVAAKRIEGLKKRALRVEDAESRAELVAAIQSESEFMPAELIPPRLFTGDCTPERLQGLLVEHGEAMSVLSDEGGIFQVLSGAYSGGMANLDVFLQGHAGSAMRVDRGGRCAHIDRPALSLGLMMQPGVLAEVGKNKRFRDSGLLGRCLFVVPKSNVGARDVRQHLDVPEYIKEDWEAGLFRLLDGRLEPVEAPRTLIFGPEARECWLNFSAEIERKQGDGGPLGHVADWSAKLPGAVARIAGLLHLATRGGAVEVIGRDAVERAVELGKLLIPHALAAFGLMGRAPVEDDAHALLAWIRAGRRLTFTAREAQRAMRVRFPSRPKLDQALAFLGDWKVVVGARQTVAGGGAGRPTTTYIVNERIFDAA, encoded by the coding sequence ATGAATCAGGCGGTGGCGACGGTGAAGGCCGGGCGGTGGGTGAAGCCACGGTGGAGGGTTAAACAGTACCGCAGCCCATTTGAGGCGTATGTCCGCTATGGCGGGTGGCGTTTGTGTGAGATTAAACCTGGCACCAAGGCGCCGGCTGGAAAAGGCTGGAACCGGAGGGAGGCTGCGATCGACGATCCGGCGCGGGCTGGGCGGCTTGAGGCGGCTGGACTGCTGCACGCTTGGTCAGGCACGGCGGCCCTCGACGTGGATGACTTTGAGGAGGCGGACCGATGGCTTGAGGCACGCGGGATCAATTTGTCCGCGTTGCTGGGCTCGGGTGATGCAGTTCAGATCACCTCTGGCCGACCCGGCAAGGCGAAACTTCTCTACCGGCTGGCAGAGCCGAGGCCAAGTGTAAAAGTGGTAGACGATGCGGGCCAAGTGGTCTTGGAGCTGCGATGCGGCGCGGCTGGAGGACTTAGCGTACAGGATGTTTTGCCTCCTTCGGTCCATCCAGACACGGGTAACCCCTACGCCTGGGGCGGCTCAGGCAGGTGGTGGCGGCTGCCCGACATGCCGGCGGCGCTGCTCAAAGTGTGGGACGAGCTGGCGGCGCCTTCGCACAGGCCGGATGAGGTCGCGAAGGCCGAGGCGGCGGCGGCGGTGCTGGATGCCGGGCAGCTTGCCGACCTGCGTGAGGCGCTTTTTTTTATACCAGCGGATGCATATGACACCTGGATCAAGATCGGCCTTGCCTTGGCCGGGCTGGGCGATGCCGGGCGGGCGCTTTGGCTTGCCTGGTCTGCCACTTCGAGCAAGTTCGAGCCGGCGGCAGCCGCAAGAAAATGGGAGAGCTTCGCGGGCGCGGCGGCAGATCATCGGGCTGTCTTTGCCGAGGCCGCGCGACGCGGGTGGACTAACCCAGCGAAGGAGCGGGCGGTGAGGGAGAGGCTGGCGGCGCAATCCTTGGCCGAGGCCGGCGGGCCGGCGGCGGCTGGCAAGCGCGAAGAGGTGCAGGCCGTTCCGGCGGTTGAAGTCGGAGGCGCGGGATGGCCGGAGCCGATGATACCGGAGGGCGTGGACGTTCCGAATATTCCGGACATTGTTTTACCGGGCTGGGTCGGCGCGATGGCCGAGGCGGTCTCGGTCAGTTGTCAGACGCCGAGCGCGGCTGCCGTCGCCGTGGCGCTGGCGGCGTTGGCGACTTGCTGTCAGAGGCGGTGGCAGGTGGCGCCGCACGCGTCTGGATATGTGGAGCCCCTCGCATTATGGACTATAACCGCGATGCCGCCGGGCAGCCGCAAAAGCGCCGTGCTTGCGGCTTTGGCCGCGCCGTTGATCCGGTGGGAAAAACTTCAGAGGGATCGGCTTCGCCCCGAAATCGCCCGGCGGACAGCGGCGCGAGAAGTTGCGGCCAAAAGGATCGAGGGCTTGAAAAAGCGGGCGCTGCGGGTGGAGGACGCTGAGTCGCGGGCCGAGTTGGTCGCGGCGATCCAGTCGGAGTCTGAATTTATGCCGGCGGAGCTGATCCCCCCGCGCCTATTCACCGGAGACTGCACGCCGGAGAGGTTGCAGGGGCTTCTTGTGGAGCACGGGGAGGCGATGTCAGTGCTGAGCGACGAAGGCGGCATCTTCCAAGTTTTGTCGGGAGCATATTCCGGCGGGATGGCTAATTTGGATGTGTTTTTGCAAGGGCACGCGGGCTCAGCCATGCGAGTAGACCGTGGCGGGCGGTGTGCCCACATAGATCGGCCGGCGCTAAGTTTGGGCCTGATGATGCAGCCGGGCGTTCTGGCCGAGGTAGGCAAAAACAAAAGATTCAGGGACTCGGGATTGCTTGGCCGGTGCCTCTTTGTTGTGCCCAAGAGCAACGTTGGCGCGCGCGATGTTAGACAACACCTCGACGTGCCGGAGTACATCAAAGAGGACTGGGAGGCCGGGTTATTTCGGCTTCTGGATGGTCGCCTTGAGCCGGTGGAGGCGCCGAGGACGTTGATTTTTGGGCCAGAGGCGCGTGAGTGTTGGCTAAATTTCTCGGCTGAGATCGAGCGTAAGCAAGGCGACGGCGGGCCGCTGGGACATGTGGCCGACTGGTCGGCCAAGCTTCCTGGCGCCGTGGCTAGGATTGCAGGCTTGCTGCACCTTGCCACGCGCGGCGGCGCGGTGGAGGTGATCGGGCGCGATGCGGTCGAGCGGGCGGTTGAGCTAGGCAAGCTTCTTATTCCTCACGCTCTCGCCGCGTTTGGGCTGATGGGGCGGGCGCCGGTTGAGGACGACGCGCATGCGCTGTTGGCGTGGATTCGAGCCGGGCGGCGGCTGACGTTCACCGCCCGTGAAGCTCAGAGAGCGATGCGTGTTCGCTTCCCATCTCGCCCAAAGCTCGACCAGGCCCTTGCGTTTCTCGGCGATTGGAAAGTGGTGGTGGGTGCCCGGCAGACGGTGGCGGGTGGAGGGGCTGGCAGGCCCACAACCACGTACATCGTAAATGAGCGGATTTTTGATGCAGCCTGA